CGCGGAAAACCGACCAAAAAGCGGAATCAGGGCGAAGATATAGGTCTCGTCCCCAAAATGGCTGGTAGAGTCCGCATGCTCAGCGCCATTTCGGGAGCGAGATATTTTCCTTCACAGACGACATATTATTGAGACTCGATGCTATTTTAGAGATTAGGGAACATGTACGGACTCGCCTACGAAATGCAGTCTAATCTATGAAACGCTATGACTGCCATGAAGCTTTGATGctgttgagggagagagacaaaggaataaaagagatgaaaagggttCGAGTAATAATTGGGAGTCAGTCCTTGGGTGGGAATATCGTCCGTTTTCTCGTTATTATCTTATTCCTCACGTAGTTAGTTactaggataatgatgattttactcGAGAGGGAAAGAATTCGCTTTAGATTGACGTTGTCATTATCGTGTAGTCTTTGTATACAAGGATAATctcatcccatttttttttttttttttttttttttgagaaatgtcaACACTAGATTTTTTAAAATGCTCTACTTCTCTTCTGCATCAAAAAATATTCCTTATTACTCGGGAGCATAATAGCCTAGGTAAAGAAAGCTATTTAATTTTAGTGTAAACAACAATCCTACAGCAAACGAAAGACCTTGAACTTAAACAACCAGTAATTAAAGTATAAGTCACAATATTATGCAttagaagaaataggaaaggaatagataacaagcaaaaaatataaaagccaTAATGCTTATTTTCTTGAACAACGTTTCATCTTAAATATTATTAGCTGGTCATAGAGATTTCTACTTCATATCTGTATCATTTTATTTGTAAACATGCACAGATCAAGACAACTAATCATGTGAAAATATCATGAGAATTAAAAATGTTTACCttgattcatttgtatattttatttgatttcttttcCTCTAAGGTTCAGGGTAATGTAGATATAACTGTTAATGACTTGAGAGCAAATGAATCTTGTATAGATAAGATAGCTCAGTAAAATTGAATTAAGAGCACAAATCATGTTCAAAGATACTTATGAATAGATTTGATTCAAGATTAATTTCTGGCTCTTCATTATGCAAAGATACTCTATATCTTTGATTAAAAATTTCTTAATTTCATAATATGGTGCTAATTTTTATTGCAGTGTTGATATATGAAGATACCTAGATATAAAATATGAAGCATTGTTTTAAAAGTGCAAAAATCTACTATAAGGAAAGAATCTAAAGGAAAATTCATTCATAGCTAATAGTTATCAGTGTTTAGgtctattaatgttattttttcagaagatgaatatatattgtaagttttaATAAAGGAGAAAATTGCAGCACATATCATATCATTTTCAGGTAAAGATGTCCAACCCCATTGGTTCATTCTTAGTAAGGGCAGCAAGATCAACAGTTGCAGGAGATGCATTCGAGGGAGAACCTTCAGGACACACACTCCCAACCGGAACGTTTCTATCTGAGTTAACGACAACGCAAAACACGCCATCCTTTCTTACGGAAACTCCTCAAGCTCCCAATACAGCTTTCTTAGCAGCTCGATCAGGACACCAAGAAACGATCCTCAGCCTGACAGCATCTGGAGGCACGGGAACCTTCCTCTCCTCAGCTGAGTCAGATGTCACTGGAGGAGAAGAGGTGTTGCTGGGAGGCGGAGATGATGGGGATGCTGGCGATATTGCATCAGGGCCGTTGCTCTATCTTGATCCTGCAACTGGACTTCATGTCTTGGTTCATCACCTCCCACATTCCTCACAAGAAGCTACTGGAACCAGGGTATGATCACTACATGGtattgtgtctatatacatgtgtgtgtgtgtgtgtgtgtgtgtgtgtgtgtgtgtgtgtgtgtgtgtgtgtgtgtgtgtgtgtgtgtgtgtgtgtgtgtgtgtgtgtgaacacatatgtgtgtgtatatatatatatatatatatatatatatatatatatatatatatatatacatatacatatatatatatgcatatatacacatatatgtatgtatgtatagatatatacacatgtatgtatgtatatataatatatatatatatatatatatatatatatatgtttatatatatattgtatgtatgtggatatatacacatgtatgtatgtatgtgaatatatacacatgtatgtatgtatatgtaaatatacatatgtgtgtgtgtttatgtatgtgtgtatgcatatgtgtctatatatacatatgtatgtgtctatatacatttatatgtatatttatataaatataagtataaatacacacacacacacacacacacacacacacacacacacacacacacacacacacacacacacacacacacacacacacacacactcacattcacacaatcacaacacaaacacaaacacaaacacaaacacaaacacaaacacacacacacacacacacacacacacacacacacacacacacacacacacacacacacatacatacatacatacatacatacatacatacacacacacacacacacacacacacacacacacacacacacacacacacacacacacacacacacacacacacacacacatgagagagagatagagatagagatagagatagagatagagatagagatagagatagagatagatagatagatagatagatagagagagagagagagagagagagagagagagagagagagagagagagagagagagagagagagagagagaattttttttttaaaatatggcTGCTGTAGCTATGAATGCTACTTCCAAGTCTAAAATCAAAGATTTTGAAATTACCTCGTATTCCAGGTGGAGGATACTTCTCATGAGCAGTTTGTGGTGGTTGGAGCTCTGCAGTCAGAAGAGGAGCAGGTGGTGCTGGAAAGACCATTAGATGATAGCACTGCACATAATACAGTTAATGTTGGTAAGTATGCTGTTAGGTTTTGTTGTGTATATACTGTCAGAGAGCATCTTCTATGATTTTCATGTTTGTTCATGTATATGGTTATAattgcatagtttttttttcaattgtattATCTTGTCTTGCTGTGGAtagtaccattactactactattatagttattgttaattatattattattacttttttttgctagcagtagtagtaatggcaaaTATTGTCTTTGGTATTACttgcatagttattattattattgctattgttgtttttattattattgttattattattattattattattattattattattattattattataatagtaattattactattattattattattattatttttattattattattacttttagtattgttattgtcattattattgttatttgtgttttttcttatcatcaccatcatcaaatatcctttcttatcattattattattataattgttgtttataGAAACTGGcatccaaccctccccctccttcaatcATTACTTAACCCCTAAAGATTCAGAGCTCAATCTAGCCTGATGTAATACTATTGAATATGCACAGGCTCGAGGTCTGGTCATGGCTGCAAAAAGGTGGCTGAATGTCATAAATGCTTGCAATAGGTCCTCTTGGGTTGTCTTGGTTCAGTTCTTACATCACTGTTGGTATGATGGGATCACTCGATGCACATGCTTCCCTCATATCACAAGGAAAGAATATTCTCTTGTCTTAAAATCAGACTCGAAAGGTCAGAATATACCCATTCactcttttttttgctttctcttttctttaccttataTTAATGTTAAAAGAAGCAAGTTATTGTGCATCCaataaaatagagatagaggTCTGATGTGCAAACtactatagatatatagctatactgTATAGCTTGGTTGTTGTATTTTGACTGACATAGAAAACTTGCATAGAAAACTTTGGCCTGAGAGCCCATTTCTCCTAAAGTTGTAAAAGCTAATGGCATGAAAGATGCATTTTTTTCATCCTCATTTCACATGGTTGTTATAGAAGGCTTACTGCTCAGACCAGAATCTAAGCTCATAGATTGATTTGTCTCATGTGTTTGGTAAATTTTATTGCCTTTTTAAAAGTTCCTCTGCTGTAATATTGTGACAAATTACTTGCAACATTTTGGCTCCTACATTCAGCACTTCATCATGACAGATGAATACTTACACTCTATTACTAGATCATTGTCAAAGAAGATTCACTTGAGCAGCCTTATTAAAAGGTCATAGCATCAGTGAATTCTTGTTAAAACTTGAGCAGCCTTATTAAAAGGTCATAGCATCAGTGAATTCTTGTTAAAACTGTTACCTTTGGTTTTGATTGGTAGGGTTGTTAACCTGTCCGTACACTTGTTTGTTGCATTTGGTGAACAAGCTGCATTTTCAGAGCTCATGTTAGTGTTAGAGAATTTTGATATTCTCTGAGATGGTTTAACTGTGATGCCCATCAGTTCTAGGCTTGGTGGTACTTCTTTCATATCACCCATGAGAAGAGAGCTGGTATGAACTTTGCATTTATGGCATCTTCATATGATTGAACAAACTATGTAGCGTCTGAAACCATTTTCTTTAGGCAGGTCCATAGGTGTTTGAGTTTTGTTGTTACTACATTTAAAGGGATATTTAATATTTTTGCCCCATTacctttttgtgtgtgaaatgatCAGCCTTGAATTTTGGGGAGTCTGGTCCAGATGAGCTGAACAGTTGGTTTTACTTCCATTTTGCTAGAAGGTATACATGTAGTGTTCTGGTTTTACAGTGGAGCAGGATTTTCTGTTTTGAGTTTGGAAAGTAGCCCATCCGAGGACcctaatatattaatatctataatatttctTGTGTTAGATCATCAACCTATGATACTTATTCCCAGTGTATTCATTGCCATAGCTATTGGATTGTCCTGTATTGTCTCTTTAACTGACTTCATCTTGgcctcttcttttcctgtttttgacaTTACTGAtgaatagattattattatttttctttttatcagtggttttgtcattatcatttttgatattgaACTTGGTCAGGCAGATAATTTAAGTAATTAGTAGATTAACttaaatatatttgaaattaATTTTCACACAAGTAACTGTTAAACCTCCCTGTCTTTCAGAAAACATGTTGAGATCCCAGGTAGAATCAGCCAGAACAGAACTTGCCCCACACCATATTTTTGCCTCACAACTAGAGTCGTCATTGGGACTTAATGTTGGGGTGACCACATCAGGCTCCCTGTCCAGTAATCAAGCATGCAAGTCCAGAAATTCAGTTTTGAATATTCAGGCCACACCAGAAACAGTTGGAGACAGGAGAGATTCTCCTTCTATCTTGGACTGTACTGATGCTCCCATGCTGACCCTTCGAGTAGCAGATGAGGGAGGTGGAATGTCGACAGGGGAGCTGAGAAGAGATATACTGGGTATTGAGTCAGTGCCACATATAAATTTGGAAGAGATAATTGAAAAGTTCACGAGCAGTAGCAGCACACATGTTATTGACAGTGGCGTTGTGCCTGAAAACAACAGAGTTATTACAGATATAAACAGCGCTGTGGATGAGAGTGCTAACCCTGTTTTGTCAGAGATAACAGTCTACAAAGATCATCCACTACAACAGGATCACAAACTAAGTTTAGAGAAACATATTGAAGTCACATCAGATATTTTGCAGGGAGACAACAGAAGTCCCAGCAAAGCCACAACAGATCATGATATAACCAGAAGACCTTTTGTTAATTCTAGATCGGAGAATGACAAAGGTCACTTTTTGAAACTGAGTAGCATcacagaaaaagatgatgaaaatgatgcttCTGTGATAATTGATGAGGAGAGCCTTTATGATATTGTAATGACATACAGATGCAAGTTATGCTCTGAAGTTTTTGTTGAGAAATCTGGGTTATTGCAACATTACAAGGAACTACACAAACCAGTGAGTTTGGAgttgtttccccctttttctctgatAAATACTGAAACTAGAATAATTCTTCTCTAatactttttacttatttataattagaaaatttcagttttgttttgttcgtaATTGTTCCTATATTCTAGGGTGGCACTGTGAAGATCCGTGTGTCAACTACTTCAGCAAATGACCAGCCACTTTCACTGGGTAATGAGGACACAAAACTACCAAGGAAGAAAGCTGTATTTTCAGACCACGGCAGTGTttcagaagcagaagaaaaaagtagatatgATTTTCTTATTGACAATTTTATGTAAACTGAGTATTGCCAGTTCACTTTTGCCTAAAAATAAACCAGTTGAGCTTTGGTGCCAATACAATAAGCCTTCTATTTTCAGAGGACGTCAATATTCTCTATTGTGGATTTTGTTCTAAAGAATTCCTGGACCTCCAAGAATGCCGTAAGCatataaaaaaggtaaatttgggttttcatataaaaataacataagtAATGCTTAAAcagacttttgttttttttaattatttgtattagttcAGTTGATAAAAATGTTATCAATGTGTCAGGTAATTCTTAAAGTTTATGGTCTTACAGGtaaatttattttctgtttgcagGAACATccagcagagacagagaagaagacaaggaaaggaCATGCACGACCGCGAAATTCCCAGGGCTTGAAAGTCAAGTATCCTTCACAACCAGGGATGCTTATCGGCCACCGTAAATCTCGCAGTTATGCTCAGGTGAGTGGGTTTTGTGTAGCCTCTTTTCATATGGTGTTGGATTTGGTGAAAGTTCACAACATGTTTCTTTCTCCACTTAACCATGAAAGTGAACATGGTTGCATGAAACTCCAGTTGATGTGGAAGTTTACAGTTATTTATATCTTTAGTTGTTGTACttcgaaatagaaaataaagtcaCTTGAACTAAGTACAAGAAAGTTGAGGTAAAGTTAGACAAACCTGTTCATTAATACATCAATTGTacaatgtacacaatatataaagtCACTAAATAACAATGcatattagattatataataaagaactttgtacaaatattggatacatacgtATTGTGGGAACAGTCAGAGTATCAGCTTAACtgtctgattccagaatgctgTGGGTGTCTTGACAACATGGAGGTTCCCCTCAAACTACCCTcacactataaatatacacaggctACATCGTCAattaacattctacttcatatgttatatattagttCGGTCACAATCTTGTTATCTCACAGCATCgatcatatgaagagccgtcaccacttcctatggcacgacccctcgcACAAACATGTTTTTTGTGGCTGATATGTACTATGTGTTGACCTGGTGGAACTTGCCAAGGCCTTCTTGGCGGTTGTGACCCTGAAGATGAATTTATACAATGCAGGCCTCTCTGATTGTAGtgttacagaatacatgatatacGAAGAAtatgatataccagctgctgatatgaagtatatGATGTACCAGCAACTACACACCTTCTTTctcactatattatcattatatatactgaGATCCGTTTCTTTCCAATTCTGATTAGTAATGTTTGTGTGTCTCAATCCCTACTGGGAATTACTGATCCATTTTGCTCTGCCCATTTATTTTCCTTGgtttgcttttttcctttttgggctttatattccttatttcctcttccttcaaggGGTTACTGGGGAAATTGTTTTTAATGATAAACCAGCTGAGACCATCTGTATGTGTGATAAGTGAAATGTGTGAATGAAGTGTGTGATGAGTAaggtgtgtatgtgaatgcattAACCACTGTCACTGGGGAAAATATTTTATTCACTGTAATGTCTCAGCACATTGATGGCTCAAGAAGTGCTTAGCAGCAAATAGGTCTGTAGAGTTAAGAGATCTGCTGGCAGCATTTTTCCAGGAAATTGCaggaaatatatgtttttttttactaattctgttggttttattatagacattataattattgcaatgtTGTTGACATTACGAACAACAATATAAGATACCAGAAATTATTTCCAAaactgaaggaaaagggtaaacaggtgagataggtagaactTATAATTAACTCATTGGTGacagtacttgtggagccatctgtgtgtaaagacagtgggcatggcatgtacatacaagcCACCCCTGGCAGCTTTGGTTTAAGTAAAGCAGATGTGACATTTAGTTTATAGATTTTAGGTGAATTGAGACAAATTGTGCTTAGCACACTATTAATGTTGTCTCAATTCACCCTAAGTAAAAACCAATCTCAGGGTCACTTCACACAACATTAAATGATTTGTAGCAAAAGTAAGAAGCAAATGTCATTCTAAAGAAAATGAAGTTATGTTATTGAGGAAAATAATACAGGAGAATAATGAATGTgaatatttttgcatttttatatacatctgtgtgtgtgtgtgtgtgtctgtctgtctgtctgtctgtctctgtatgtgaagttgaatgaatattatgtataaatgaaaacatacagatatatttctAGTATGTACTGTATTTATTGCAGGAGGACAGTGAGGAAAAGAAATCGGAAGGTAATGAGACTAGTAAACGCCGTGTGAGAGCTCCAAAGAATCTTCAGGAGCAGTATTGGTTACAGAAACAGAAACCAAAACCTGTATTTGCAAAGGAAGTTAAAAAGATATTCAAGTAGGTATTTATTACAGCTGATACCTTTCAGTGTATCAGTGTATGTGCAAGTAAGAAAGCTATAATATGAAAGGCatgatatgatgtatataatatgatgaaAACAGTATttgataaataatatgtataataatgtatatgtaatgtaggaTGCagtaaaatgtatataacatgatataatatgatagatatatacatacatatatatatatatatatatatatatatatatatatgtatgtatgtgtgtatacatgtgtatgtgtatgtatataaatatgtatatataaatgtgtgtatatatatacacacacacacacacacacacacacacacacacacacacacacacacacacacacacacacacacacacacacacacacacacacacacacgcacacacatatacacacacacacacatacacacatatgtgtgtatgtatgtatgtatgtatgtatgtatgtatgtatatataaatatttacatatatatatgtatatttatccattttatatgttttatatatatgtatatatatacatacacatatatatatatatgtatatatatgtatttatatatatatatatatatatatatatatatataatatacatatatattatatatataatatatatacatatatatatatatatgtatatatatacatatatgcatatatgcatatatatatatatataatatatgtatgtatgtatgtctgtatgtatgtatatgcatatatgtatatatatatgtatatatatataaacatatatatatatatgtatgtatgtatg
The genomic region above belongs to Penaeus chinensis breed Huanghai No. 1 chromosome 20, ASM1920278v2, whole genome shotgun sequence and contains:
- the LOC125036086 gene encoding uncharacterized protein LOC125036086, giving the protein MSNPIGSFLVRAARSTVAGDAFEGEPSGHTLPTGTFLSELTTTQNTPSFLTETPQAPNTAFLAARSGHQETILSLTASGGTGTFLSSAESDVTGGEEVLLGGGDDGDAGDIASGPLLYLDPATGLHVLVHHLPHSSQEATGTRVEDTSHEQFVVVGALQSEEEQVVLERPLDDSTAHNTVNVENMLRSQVESARTELAPHHIFASQLESSLGLNVGVTTSGSLSSNQACKSRNSVLNIQATPETVGDRRDSPSILDCTDAPMLTLRVADEGGGMSTGELRRDILGIESVPHINLEEIIEKFTSSSSTHVIDSGVVPENNRVITDINSAVDESANPVLSEITVYKDHPLQQDHKLSLEKHIEVTSDILQGDNRSPSKATTDHDITRRPFVNSRSENDKGHFLKLSSITEKDDENDASVIIDEESLYDIVMTYRCKLCSEVFVEKSGLLQHYKELHKPGGTVKIRVSTTSANDQPLSLGNEDTKLPRKKAVFSDHGSVSEAEEKKDVNILYCGFCSKEFLDLQECRKHIKKEHPAETEKKTRKGHARPRNSQGLKVKYPSQPGMLIGHRKSRSYAQEDSEEKKSEGNETSKRRVRAPKNLQEQYWLQKQKPKPVFAKEVKKIFKCPVHTCKYKFSSEENLQQHKACHGQAESGEERVFTCSICLLKYDKWAMCQLHLWKAHELDIDLLTCGICHTYKTPTEQRLVTHQMTHSDRRDHVCKTCGKSFRQQAQLLNHQVVHVTSPSNRPAWAQKGCCPECKRWFTDKKSMRLHINAVHMKVKPHACPHCSYRCSRKFDLNVHMRQHTGERPHKCELCGWQCRDHNAMRRHKVIHLHMKPLKCPHAFCQFESRHSTYFKRHVSKKHPKAEAIYKCQICLMETPNLTEYIAHSSNHEKQLVKEAFKMRNDVPETKKENEKSLVEKTAVNSNKSVKVKMEASREAPVNSTSHEIGPETIMFETVTTANDDQNTQVITIKLEDMEETRTHDQEMGLLSSQNRLESYHKGNEGCKSGDCTMTEEGTILNTSASERTVLGIVDSSNSEATVLSVSGDQTLMSLPQVVLSEDGHQYIIGITPDSINANETSIFALQQTEEQQ